TAATTGATCACCGAACTACTAAGAATGAATCTTGTAACAGCACATGGACAGAAGATGATCTCACACAGAGAGAAAAGATCATGGTGGCTCAGATTCATTCATCTTTTCGGCAAGAATGACCGTTTTAACCGAATGACAGGAGATTTTAACTCAAGGCTTTTTATACACCGAAGGCAAAATTGACCTCTCCTCATTCACCTGTTAATGCGGGTACCATCACAATCATCTAGTTGAGTACATACATTTCTGGCGATCAGTGAAGCAGGAAAAGATGAACCAGAATATAACTGCTGTAGTAAGAGATGCCCTCATGAACATTCTTCTAGGATGATTTGTCTTCAATTATTGGCATGGTTGAACTAGTGTCAATGGTGTCCAATAAGTGTATGGCATTGACTAAGTAAAGAATCTCAatagattttgactttttatcCAAATAAAGGATAGTTCTCCCCGCTTTGAGTGAACGGAGTGCATTCAATGAGAAAACATCGCTGATTAACCCAGAGGAAAGGAGGAGCTAGGCAAGAAACACGAGCCTCCTAAGAGCGACGCCCTGATACCTGACATTTCATCTTGTAGTGTTCCTTCCTATACCTATAGTGCGGTGCCATGCCATACTTCTTTATCATATCTATCTCTATTCATTAGCCTAGCGCCTGTCTCTTTCCAACCCTGCGCCAGGCGCCACCCTTGTCCGACACTCCCCAAACTCCCATTACCCCAGCACCGCCTGGCATGGATAGTCCCTGGCTTTCTCTTCGCCATCTTTCCTTTCATCATCATTATCCCCATGGCAGCGACCAGGACAGGTCACACTCGTACTCAGACTCTGGCCACAACTCTGGTCACCGCATGCTTGTTCAGACGCTAGTTTTAGAGCAGTTATAGCTAGTTTGAGATTATACTTGATGATACCCTACTTACTTTGTGTTGTGTTTTCGACGTCTTCACCTCACCCAACTGATGTTGGAGTACGTTACACTGGCAAGGGAAGAGCTAGGCAAGAAACACAAACTGCATAAGTACAACACCCTGATACCTAACACTTTATGtcttcagaggaaaaattggagCGATCCCACCATCTTGGCGAAGCAAAAGATGGGATAAACTTTCCCCAGCTTAGGCAGTACAGGTGAGAATTGCGACGGGTTTTCACTCCATGAAATTCGGCGTGAGAGCCGGACTAGTATGATGCTCTAGCTCATAGTTGAAGAATTCGCATCAGCAGTCATCGAAAAATATCGGTGACCAATGAACAAGTCACCACTTATGAACAGCGCGGGGAAACGACGGCGAAATTAGATTGAATACCACATGCAGATTTCGCTGAGAAAAACACGAGGGGGATGGCACGGAATGTCCATCCAGTACTTTTAAGTCTTGCTGGTAAGGGGACTTGTAAAGTCTCAAAAGAAGTACGTGAACGTAATGAATTTCTGAATAAGGATCTGCGAAAAACCttggaaaatttgttggaaacagTGGAACTTACGCGAATACAAAAGAGACGTTGACGTAGGAAGATCTTCAACTCCCTTAAcagttatttcattttttaagaaccGTGTGGACTGTGGACCCAGTGGACCTCGCGAAGCACGTGGAAAAacatataaataaaaaacaaaacttgcCGCTATGGTTCAAAATTGCTACATTTTCCCAATTATTCCTCTTTTCGAACAAAAGGAATTTTAAcggcaaattctgaaccaggcgttttgattggtccagagcggttcattccatttattccgaGTTGAACCAAATTAGGCGGGAATTACAAATAATTCCGGATATCCTGTTTACCACATCGTTTCCGTTTCCTGTtaaacagtgttgtcagtttGGTTTGTTGAGTTaaactggcaacactgtaccggaaacggaaacgattAGGGAAACAGGATATCCGGAATTATTTGTAATTCCCGCCTAATTTGGTTCAACtcggaataaatggaatgaaccgctctggaccaatcaaaaggcctggttcagaatttgccgTTAAAATTCCTTTTGTTCGAAAAGAGGAATAATTGGAAAAATCAGAAGTAAAATCAAACCACGCCCTAAAATCCGTTGCACGGTAAACGGCGTAACGGCCATCCGCCATATTGAATTGAATTAGTCAGATCGTTGTCGTGTGCAAAGCCGCTCCGTTGTTCGCAGCTTCGCACACTCCCGAGTTTCTAGTCCTCAACCTACTTTACTTTCCGTGGATTTCGATTTCACCTCATTCAAAATGGTAAGTTTTCATCTTTACCGACTTTATATCCTTTGTACTTGACCATCTAGCTTCAATATTTGCGCAGTTTTTGGACGGTTAGTTCGGTTTGTCACGGTGCAACAGCTCTCTGAAATCGACGAAACCCGAACTCGTGAAGACATCTCAACTGTTTCCCCCAGCTTAACAGCCTTCCTTTTCACATAGCGGATGTTTTTCGTCGGCTTACACTCTTTTCTGTTTGATTTCGTTCAGCGTCAATAGGCTTCCTAGCGAAAGAGTGCTCGGTCGCCATCAGCTGAAACGGGCTTTCACTATCCACTTTATTTCTATCAAAGTTACAGTATCCTCTCTCAGTCTCAGGCCTAACTCCCTGTTGACACCCTGAGGATTCGACATGTGGACAAGTCGCCCATGTCGGATTACATTTTCAATGTGTTCAATGGCCTGTTGTAATTATACAGGTGTCTTCCATGTCTCACACTTCTTACCCTATTTAAATTTTCGTCACCAACTTAATCGCTTTCAACAAGTCCGAGAAGCCTCAGCCCCACCAAGAGCTGTGATACTCCTCTCAATTGTCTTGGTTTTGAAAAACTTTGGTGATGGGTCACCCCTTAGATGAGCCTACCTCATGTAGGATATGTAGGGGGGCTCGCCCACTCCCCACTCCTTGAAATTCTTTCttgattttcttgatttcttaTTCATCGTTTGGACATTCAACACTTTAATTTGTATTTGatatattttatataatttGGAGATAATATTCAAGATCTGATGAAATAATGTTTCTGTTCTACAGCGTGAATGTATCTCAGTGCATGTTGGGCAAGCGGGAGTCCAGATCGGTAATGCCTGCTGGGAGCTGTACTGCCTTGAGCATGGCATCCAGCCTGACGGTCAGATGCCCTCTGATAAGACTATTGGTAGTGGAGACGACAGTTTTAACACTTTCTTCAGCGAGACTGGAGCTGGAAAGCATGTCCCCCGAGCTGTGTTCGTAGATCTGGAACCCACTGTTGTCGGTAAGTATTATCCATAAAACCTCGAAAAGCCAGGAATAAAATGGGACTTTAGCAAGTTGGGGAGGTTTGTGAGTCTTGCATTGATGGAACAATTTCAACTGATGGCATTTGAGTCAGTTCAAAGAGCCTCTGATGCCTTTTTCTATCATTGGAACCTGAAGAAGTAGAATTTTGTCTTCAGTTCAACAAAAGACTACATacgtcagggtgtctacaagtccggaatttctggaaagtccgaaaatagttcTGATTTTTAAGGGGCGGTCCAGAAGTGCtgaaaaaatgcagaattttgcaagaaggtcttgagttttttcatttgtttgtcAATTTTATCACAATTGGAGCAGGAATCTCAAATTTGCCGAATTTTGTCtattggaagtactgaaaaaatactgaatttttctgttgaggaggtactgaatttcttggaaaagtaccgtaaaagtactgatttttggtcagcctgttttagttgaCACCCTGATGTACttaattttgaggggaaaatgtCTAGCAGTCAGTGGAATTTTTCTTGAAGGTAAGAAAATTTGGGATTTTGGAGTCAGAGTATATAATATAAAGTCACGGAATCTGAAAGTGAGGGAAGTATGGAAATTTGGTTCAACTTGCACACGAGATTAGGGTTACTTCTTGGACACAGTTTGAAGTACTCTGAGCTCTTCTTTATTTGTTGACTTTCACAGATAATGGTCTTGTACATTTCATTATCACAAGTAAGTtaattcagtatttttccaAAGCATAGAAGAAGaggacaattttaaaaatgctgtTATCAGGTTTGTTCCCTTTTGCTTAGTGCTCCAATTTACGAAGAATATTTTTGGaagtaaattttctttgttaaaatgaattgcattttgcaaaaaggaaccagaagtattgcaatgatgctaagattgtgtaaatTCATCTTTTGctgtaaaataactgaaatcatgaaaaaatatgaaatttacatggtaatttttgtctaagattcacagttttcagcgagtaatacagaaactgtcaatggataatcaggtttttcttccaagacaaaagaagttgcacaatcttagcaatattgcaatgctcgaggttccttttttcaaaatgcaatccaattagtcTTCAGATGTCCCTTAAGACTTTTTGATGAGTCTTGATGAGTTGTTCAATAGACCTGTAAAACTTAAttaaagtctctgaaagtaTACTGTTGTGGCCACCTTAACTCTGTTAGAGATTTTCCCAAAGAAACTAGCGAAGCCTTCATGCTAATCTCATTCTGTTCCCAGATGAAGTCAGAACAGGCACGTACAGACAGCTGTTCCACCCTGAGCAGTTGATCACTGGAAAAGAAGATGCCGCCAACAATTACGCACGTGGTCATTACACCATTGGAAAGGAAATTGTAGACATAGTATTGGACCGCATCCGTAGATTAGCTGACCAATGTACTGGTCTCCAGGGTTTCCTTATCTTCCACTCCTTCGGTGGTGGTACCGGATCTGGTTTCACCTCCCTGCTCATGGAACGTCTCTCAGTTGACTATGGCAAGAAGAGTAAATTGGAATTCGCCATTTACCCTGCACCTCAGGTTTGTGTCAGACATCAAACTTCTCATTGCACATTACTCAAAAGCGAATTTAGAATTCACTTTGATTTTGCAAGCATTGTAACataaaacagggttgccacaatcaAAGAAttccaggaaatgtcagggaattttaaaaagtcttgGAAAGTGACGAAACTGTGGTAAAAATTGCGATATCACATTCAATCgctttctagaatgagtttggcattttgaacaacatatttgcctgaaaactacataaaattatgtctttttaaccatctggcatatcctaAATCAGCATGGAATAttacaaaaatgtgtctggggAATTCATTACCTAAATTCTGTCGCTAccctgatgaaaaaaaaacatagggaCTGTCATTAAACTCAATTATCgacatttcatttcttttcagGAACACAAATAATGATTACAGTTCAGCAAGGGTGTTTTGTCATCTGGTTATTTCAGTATGATAGtgataaattagaaaaatccTGGGATAGTGTTTTGAAAGACCAGAGTCTTCTTTagattttttgccatttaaactcaATCTTTCAGCCTATTAAATGCACTGGAAAACATGAGATTCATCATTACTTTGCAGTTCTGTATTAACAACATCAGCTCTGTGAAATTAATGGATTTCCACTGAGGCAATGTAAGCAGTGAGACGATCAATTGCTTAAATTAGTTACATTTTATTACCTTCAGTCAGATGGATTTATTGCAGCCTAGGATCTGTCTATTCACAGGTAGATCAGATTGTATTCAACAGTtgatttctctccaatttttgattctgacaattttttttcccccccagGTATCTACTGCTGTTGTTGAACCCTACAATTCCATCTTAACCACTCACACCACCCTGGAACACTCCGACTGCGCCTTTATGGTCGACAACGAAGCCATCTACGACATCTGCCGCCGTAACTTAGACATTGAGCGCCCCACATACACCAACCTCAACAGGCTCATTGGTCAAATCGTCTCCTCTATTACAGCTTCTCTCCGATTCGATGGTGCCCTTAACGTTGACTTGACTGAGTTCCAGACTAACCTGGTCCCGTACCCACGTATCCACTTCCCTCTGGTCACCTACGCCCCTGTTATTTCTGCAGAAAAGGCTTACCATGAACAGCTTTCTGTTGCTGAGATCACCAATGCCTGTTTTGAGCCTGCCAACCAGATGGTCAAGTGTGACCCCCGTCACGGTAAATACATGGCCTGTTGTATGCTGTACCGAGGAGATGTTGTGCCCAAAGACGTCAATGCTGCTATCGCAACCATCAAAACCAAGAGAACCATCCAATTCGTCGACTGGTGTCCCACTGGGTTCAAGGTATGTCGAGGCTTTATGgtctctcatttttattttttccaatttttattctATTCCAATAATGTAGCTTCAGATTACTTCTACATCATTgcctttctcaaattttcaatttagcaTTCTCTCCATAATTTGAGCGACTTTGCTGTTTGTAAGATATCAATGGTCTAGATATCTATGAGATCTATGGTCCCTTGATGCTTGTCaagtgatttttgcaaatgGCAAAATTTGGGAGGTGGGCGGAAGCTAGGGGTAAAGCAAGATTATGAGGAAAATACCAAAATTCACACCATGAGCTGTTTTGGtataactttaaattttgaacaaatgcCTACGACTCTTTGAAAATAGGCATCAAGCCCCACTGGTTAAAGTATCATTTCTTCAAGTTCCTAATGAACTTTGGATCagattcaaaattgaaggaatacAGGCCATCTAAGGAGGGCACATTTCACCACAAAATCACACTGTATGATAATTTTTTAGAACTGTAGGTTTTGAAAAAGTGCCTTTAAGTTATTAAAAGTTGGCATCAAACAGCACTAGTATATCATTTTCACAAGTTCCCTGAAAGATCCTTGGACTAGACTCAAAATTGGAGAGGGGCCAACAGCACTTACGTGCCTCAAACTTCAACTTTTGGGCTTGCGAACACTTATTGGCTTGATTTACTCAAATTGACAGAGATGACCATGTTGATAAGTTTCTAATGTTTTTTAAGTATCTGCATATCATATGTTTCTAATCCAACCTTTTTTCTGTTATCAGGTTGGTATCAACTACCAACCACCCACCGTTGTTCCGGGTGGAGATCTTGCCAAGGTCCAGAGAGCCGTGTGCATGTTGTCCAAACACCACCGCCATTGCTGAAGCTTGGGCCCGTCTTGACCACAAGTTCGACCTGATGTATGCAAAACGCGCCTTCGTTCACTGGTACGTGGGAGAAGGTATGGAAGAAGGAGAATTCTCAGAAGCTCGCGAGGACTTAGCTGCCCTCGAGAAGGACTACGAGGAAGTTGGCATGGACTCAGTCGAAGGTGAAGGTGAAGGAGCCGAAGAATATTAAGAATGAATATATGTAATATGTAATGAATATATGAAATATATGTGATGAAATTATTATGTGTGAATTATTATGTGTGTATATTGTGTGTGAATTATGTGatgttattttcatttttttacatttttcaagtatTGTTACGAATTAAAAGAGAATGAGAGAATCACTCAACTGTGTTGTTTTGTACAAAAGTAAAATCCATCACTCCCGTGAGTAGAACCAAAGCTCATGCAAAGTAAGATAAAACAAATTCAGGGTTgctagcgaccgggaaaagtcagggaatgcaACTCGACCAGGAAAAATCTGGTCAAAGAAACGGAGTTTCGTCGacggtcagggaattttttgtggAGCCGGGTTTTACATTAAATCGGGTCCGCAACGGGCCAGCTGTTTGCATTGTTGTCCCAACGCTTTGACCTCATCAATTAAATGCCCTTTCGTTATTGTATAAAAGTCTGGGAATTTCCTTTGAAGAAGTC
The genomic region above belongs to Bemisia tabaci chromosome 8, PGI_BMITA_v3 and contains:
- the LOC109035466 gene encoding LOW QUALITY PROTEIN: tubulin alpha-1 chain (The sequence of the model RefSeq protein was modified relative to this genomic sequence to represent the inferred CDS: deleted 1 base in 1 codon); translation: MRECISVHVGQAGVQIGNACWELYCLEHGIQPDGQMPSDKTIGSGDDSFNTFFSETGAGKHVPRAVFVDLEPTVVDEVRTGTYRQLFHPEQLITGKEDAANNYARGHYTIGKEIVDIVLDRIRRLADQCTGLQGFLIFHSFGGGTGSGFTSLLMERLSVDYGKKSKLEFAIYPAPQVSTAVVEPYNSILTTHTTLEHSDCAFMVDNEAIYDICRRNLDIERPTYTNLNRLIGQIVSSITASLRFDGALNVDLTEFQTNLVPYPRIHFPLVTYAPVISAEKAYHEQLSVAEITNACFEPANQMVKCDPRHGKYMACCMLYRGDVVPKDVNAAIATIKTKRTIQFVDWCPTGFKVGINYQPPTVVPGGDLAKVQRAVCMLSNTTAIAEAWARLDHKFDLMYAKRAFVHWYVGEGMEEGEFSEAREDLAALEKDYEEVGMDSVEGEGEGAEEY